From one Pedobacter faecalis genomic stretch:
- the rlmN gene encoding 23S rRNA (adenine(2503)-C(2))-methyltransferase RlmN, giving the protein MLPTKKTDIRALDLTQLQQHLAEMKEPAFRAKQVYQWLWEKSARSFEEMSNLSKDLRRKLDEHYSINTVEVNNAKISSDHTIKSTFRLHDGNLVEGVLIPMDERMTACVSSQVGCSLTCKFCATGYMDRKRNLNADEIYDQVVLIDQQAKQNYNAPLTNIVYMGMGEPLLNYANVLKSIERITAPDGLNMSYKRITVSTAGIAKMIKKLGDDGVKFNLALSLHAANDKKRNEIMPINEANSLKSLEEALKYYFAKTKNPVTYEYIVFNHFNDELEDAKELAKFCKHIPCKVNLIEYNPIQFADFVNAEGDKIDAFSNYLKSQGITTNIRRSRGKDIDAACGQLAVKEGQ; this is encoded by the coding sequence ATGCTTCCTACGAAAAAAACAGATATCCGCGCACTCGATCTTACTCAGTTACAGCAACATCTTGCTGAAATGAAAGAGCCAGCCTTCCGGGCCAAACAGGTTTACCAATGGCTTTGGGAAAAGTCTGCCCGCAGCTTCGAGGAGATGAGCAACCTCTCTAAAGACCTGCGACGAAAACTGGATGAGCATTACTCGATCAACACGGTGGAAGTGAACAACGCCAAAATCAGCAGTGACCATACCATTAAGAGTACCTTCCGGCTGCACGACGGCAACCTGGTGGAAGGCGTCCTGATTCCTATGGATGAACGCATGACCGCCTGCGTGAGTTCACAGGTGGGCTGCAGCCTGACCTGTAAGTTTTGCGCCACAGGCTATATGGACCGCAAACGCAACCTGAATGCCGACGAAATCTATGACCAGGTAGTGCTCATTGATCAGCAAGCGAAGCAGAACTACAATGCGCCGCTGACCAATATTGTTTATATGGGCATGGGCGAACCCCTGCTGAACTATGCCAACGTATTGAAATCGATTGAGCGCATCACGGCTCCTGACGGCCTGAATATGTCGTACAAGCGCATCACGGTGTCTACAGCCGGTATTGCCAAGATGATTAAAAAACTGGGCGACGACGGTGTAAAGTTTAACCTTGCTTTGTCGCTCCACGCAGCGAACGACAAAAAGCGAAACGAGATCATGCCGATCAATGAGGCAAATTCGTTGAAGTCGCTGGAAGAAGCGCTGAAATATTATTTCGCAAAGACCAAGAACCCCGTCACCTACGAATATATTGTATTCAATCATTTCAACGACGAATTGGAAGATGCGAAAGAGCTTGCAAAATTCTGTAAGCATATCCCCTGCAAAGTTAACCTGATTGAATATAACCCCATCCAGTTTGCCGATTTTGTGAACGCGGAGGGGGACAAAATAGATGCTTTCTCAAATTACCTGAAAAGCCAGGGCATTACCACCAACATCAGAAGAAGTCGCGGTAAGGATATTGATGCGGCATGCGGTCAGCTCGCTGTGAAAGAAGGTCAGTAA
- a CDS encoding ComF family protein gives MKFIFNAVADLTALLFPVRCCACNRHLNRGESELCTMCLFQLPFTDHHLYRDNRVARKLWGRAEVAHAMSLLAFKKGNLTQGLVHRLKYKGRRSAGIMLGRMIGKKLEEAAQQHEGRGGFPNIDLIIPVPLHKTKQRMRGFNQSYFLAVGIAEYLCIPVSTTALLRTRAGSSQTTRNRYDRTENLRNAFQLKKPGAVAGKHILLVDDVITTGATLEACCLALQPYRPKRVSIAALASAD, from the coding sequence GTGAAATTTATCTTTAATGCAGTGGCCGATCTGACGGCGCTGCTCTTCCCCGTACGCTGCTGCGCCTGCAATCGTCACCTGAACCGTGGCGAGTCTGAGCTCTGCACGATGTGTTTGTTTCAGCTGCCTTTTACCGATCATCACCTGTATCGCGACAACCGCGTGGCGCGTAAATTATGGGGAAGAGCGGAGGTCGCACATGCCATGTCGCTCCTCGCTTTTAAAAAAGGGAACTTGACCCAAGGTCTGGTACATCGCCTGAAATATAAGGGCCGGAGATCTGCAGGTATTATGCTGGGCAGAATGATAGGCAAGAAGCTGGAAGAGGCAGCGCAACAGCATGAAGGCCGTGGTGGGTTCCCAAACATCGACCTGATTATCCCGGTACCGCTGCACAAAACCAAACAGCGCATGAGAGGTTTTAACCAGAGTTATTTTCTGGCGGTCGGGATAGCCGAATATCTGTGCATCCCTGTGAGCACAACAGCGCTGCTTAGGACACGTGCCGGTTCAAGTCAGACCACCAGAAACCGCTACGACCGGACGGAAAATCTGCGGAATGCTTTTCAATTGAAAAAGCCGGGGGCGGTAGCGGGCAAGCACATCCTGCTGGTCGATGACGTCATAACCACAGGCGCTACGTTGGAAGCCTGCTGTCTGGCCCTGCAGCCGTACCGTCCAAAGCGTGTAAGCATAGCCGCTCTGGCCAGTGCCGACTAG
- a CDS encoding ATP-binding protein, translating to MPESTGPSASEIERLKALRNLNIIDTPGEQEFDNISKVAALICQAPMAVISLVDEERVFYKSIQGTTEIEVPREVSFSGHTIKSNDILEVPDATKDPRFKDHPGVSGDPHVRFYAGAPLTDDNGHMLGVLGVFDTRPRELTPEQREGLKTLANEIITHITLRQRSTELMRLSFVASKINNGVVISDANSKVAWVNAAFTNITGYTIEDLRGKRLGDLLSGPDTDYAAMERARAMTRENKSFTVDLLAYRKDNVPIWLSIHNTLVLDPQGKLESEVEILIDITEKKRVEKDIIESREQAVKLSEAKEMFLSVMSHEIRTPLNAVIGMTNLLIDNDPKPSQIEDLNVLKFSAENLLNIINDILDLTKIETGNMQLESIPFSIRTLISDISNSLRVSAMEKGNKLEVNIDDQIPQRILGDKTRLYQILMNLLGNAVKFTSRGTIHISARLVAERADSVDVLFEVRDNGIGIPADKLEYIFESFTQAGSDVSRKYGGTGLGLAITRRLLQLHGSDIEVQSREHEGTAFSFSISYKKVDHDDQSAPAAEQAGSYAGCKILVVDDNDVNILIANRILNKWGPEVDSASNGKEAIEKIIAKAYDLIFMDINMPGLDGFDTTSIIRDMEGEQFKTVPIIALTASTLEHEYGRFKASGMNGHLLKPFRPADMKAILDSYLRK from the coding sequence ATGCCCGAAAGTACCGGTCCTTCAGCCAGTGAAATTGAGCGACTGAAAGCCCTGCGTAATCTCAACATCATCGATACGCCCGGGGAACAGGAGTTTGATAACATCAGTAAAGTCGCCGCCCTGATCTGTCAGGCTCCGATGGCTGTTATTTCGCTGGTAGACGAGGAACGTGTTTTTTATAAATCTATTCAGGGCACAACCGAAATAGAGGTCCCCCGGGAGGTATCCTTCAGCGGGCATACCATTAAAAGCAATGACATCCTGGAAGTCCCGGATGCTACAAAAGATCCGCGTTTTAAGGATCACCCGGGCGTATCGGGTGATCCTCATGTGCGGTTTTACGCCGGAGCGCCTTTAACAGACGACAATGGCCATATGCTGGGCGTACTTGGTGTATTTGATACCAGGCCCAGGGAACTTACGCCCGAACAGCGGGAGGGGCTTAAAACCCTCGCCAATGAAATCATCACCCACATTACGCTGAGGCAGAGAAGTACCGAACTGATGCGCCTTTCGTTCGTGGCCAGCAAAATCAATAACGGCGTTGTCATCAGCGATGCCAACAGTAAGGTAGCGTGGGTAAACGCGGCTTTCACGAATATTACCGGTTATACCATTGAAGATCTGAGAGGCAAGCGCCTGGGCGATCTGCTCTCTGGCCCTGATACCGACTACGCTGCCATGGAGCGGGCAAGGGCGATGACCCGGGAAAACAAGTCGTTCACAGTAGATCTCCTGGCCTACAGGAAAGACAATGTGCCGATATGGCTCTCCATACATAACACCCTGGTGCTCGACCCGCAGGGCAAACTGGAGAGCGAGGTAGAGATCCTCATTGATATTACCGAAAAGAAGCGTGTAGAAAAGGATATTATTGAATCGAGAGAGCAGGCTGTAAAACTTAGCGAGGCCAAGGAGATGTTTCTATCAGTGATGAGCCACGAAATACGTACACCCCTCAATGCGGTGATCGGCATGACCAATCTTCTCATAGACAACGACCCGAAACCCTCGCAGATCGAAGACCTTAATGTGCTCAAGTTTTCGGCCGAGAATCTTCTTAACATCATTAATGATATCCTCGACCTGACTAAGATTGAGACGGGCAATATGCAGCTCGAATCGATACCATTCAGTATCCGCACGCTGATCAGCGATATTTCCAATTCGCTCCGGGTAAGTGCCATGGAAAAGGGCAACAAGCTGGAAGTAAACATAGACGACCAGATTCCCCAGCGTATTCTTGGCGATAAGACCCGGCTGTACCAGATCCTGATGAACCTGCTGGGTAATGCGGTTAAGTTTACCAGTCGCGGTACCATACACATCAGCGCCCGGCTGGTTGCTGAACGGGCGGATTCCGTAGATGTTTTGTTTGAAGTGCGCGATAATGGTATTGGTATCCCGGCCGACAAGCTGGAGTATATCTTTGAGTCATTTACCCAGGCGGGCTCAGATGTGTCCAGAAAGTACGGAGGAACCGGACTGGGTCTGGCTATTACGCGCCGACTGCTTCAACTGCATGGCTCAGATATAGAGGTGCAGAGCAGGGAACACGAGGGCACGGCCTTTTCCTTTAGCATCAGCTATAAAAAGGTTGACCATGACGACCAGAGTGCCCCTGCTGCCGAGCAGGCAGGCTCCTATGCCGGATGCAAGATACTGGTGGTGGACGACAATGACGTCAATATACTTATTGCCAACCGTATCCTGAACAAATGGGGGCCGGAGGTCGACTCTGCATCTAACGGTAAAGAGGCTATTGAAAAGATCATTGCTAAAGCATATGATCTGATCTTTATGGATATCAATATGCCCGGACTGGACGGTTTCGATACAACCTCTATTATCCGTGACATGGAGGGCGAACAATTCAAAACAGTTCCCATCATTGCGCTTACCGCCTCAACCCTGGAACACGAGTATGGCCGTTTCAAAGCCTCAGGAATGAACGGACATCTGCTGAAGCCATTCCGCCCCGCGGATATGAAAGCTATTTTAGATAGCTATCTAAGAAAATAA
- the glyA gene encoding serine hydroxymethyltransferase: protein MTRDNVIFDLIDRELDRQENGLELIASENFVSRQVMEAAGSCLTNKYAEGLPGKRYYGGCQVVDEVESIAIERAKKLFNAEWVNVQPHSGAQANAAVMLAVVQPGDKILGFDLSHGGHLTHGSPVNFSGKLYQPLFYGVKKETGLIDYEKLKEVALAERPKLIICGASAYSRDWDYAFIRSVADEIGALVLADISHPAGMIARGLLSNPLPHCHIVTTTTHKTLRGPRGGMIMMGKDFENPFGLKTPKGETRMMSSVLDMAVFPGTQGGPLEHIIAAKAIAFGEALSDEYLAYIKQVKANAQAMAKAFVAKGYGIISGGTDNHLMLIDLRNKNITGKLAEHALEMADITVNKNMVPFDDRSPFVTSGIRVGTAAISSRGLKESEMETIVDLIDQVISNPEDESNLSAVRARVRELSASFPLYK from the coding sequence ATGACAAGAGATAACGTAATTTTTGATCTGATTGACAGGGAATTGGACCGTCAGGAAAACGGCCTTGAACTGATCGCGTCAGAGAACTTTGTAAGCAGGCAGGTAATGGAAGCTGCGGGCTCCTGCCTGACCAATAAATACGCCGAAGGCCTTCCGGGCAAGCGGTACTATGGCGGATGCCAGGTGGTAGATGAGGTGGAGAGCATTGCCATTGAGCGTGCAAAGAAACTATTTAACGCCGAGTGGGTAAACGTACAGCCGCACTCAGGCGCACAGGCCAACGCAGCGGTGATGCTTGCTGTGGTTCAGCCTGGTGATAAGATCCTGGGTTTCGACCTTTCGCACGGCGGACACCTTACCCATGGTTCTCCGGTCAACTTTTCGGGAAAGCTCTATCAGCCCTTGTTTTATGGAGTAAAAAAAGAAACCGGCCTTATTGATTACGAAAAGCTTAAAGAAGTGGCTTTGGCAGAACGTCCGAAACTGATCATATGCGGTGCTTCTGCGTATTCGCGTGACTGGGATTATGCCTTTATCCGCAGTGTGGCCGACGAGATCGGTGCGCTGGTACTGGCAGATATTTCCCACCCGGCCGGGATGATCGCCCGCGGACTGCTTAGCAATCCGCTGCCGCATTGCCATATTGTTACCACCACCACGCACAAAACCCTGAGAGGTCCACGTGGCGGTATGATCATGATGGGCAAAGACTTTGAAAATCCATTCGGATTGAAGACACCTAAAGGGGAGACCCGAATGATGTCTTCTGTACTTGATATGGCGGTATTCCCCGGAACACAGGGCGGTCCGCTTGAGCACATCATTGCGGCCAAAGCTATCGCTTTCGGTGAGGCATTGAGCGACGAGTATCTTGCTTATATCAAGCAGGTGAAGGCAAATGCACAGGCCATGGCCAAAGCTTTTGTCGCAAAAGGCTACGGTATTATCTCTGGGGGTACCGATAACCACCTGATGCTGATTGACCTTCGCAATAAGAACATCACCGGAAAGCTTGCAGAGCACGCTCTGGAGATGGCCGATATTACGGTAAACAAAAACATGGTTCCTTTTGACGACCGCTCACCGTTTGTAACTTCCGGTATCCGGGTTGGAACGGCGGCGATCAGCAGCAGGGGCTTAAAGGAATCTGAGATGGAAACCATCGTGGATCTGATCGATCAGGTGATCAGTAATCCGGAAGATGAGTCAAATCTGTCTGCAGTACGGGCCCGTGTACGCGAGCTTTCTGCCAGTTTCCCACTTTATAAGTAG
- the dxs gene encoding 1-deoxy-D-xylulose-5-phosphate synthase: protein MEDNNGPLLLPAINYPADLKQYKEQDLEQICRELRQYIIDVVSVNGGHFGASLGVVELTVALHYSLNTPYDKLVWDVGHQAYGHKILTGRKSVFHTNRILNGISGFPKISESEYDTFGVGHSSTSISAALGMAVASQLKGETDRQHVAVIGDGAMTAGLAFEGLNHAGIENSNLLVILNDNCMSIDPNVGALKEYLTNITTSKSYNRFRDDISNVLIKLSELGPNAHKFVKKIEKSIKGTLLKQSNLFEALNFRYFGPVDGHDVVRLTQIIKDLKDIPGPKLLHCVTVKGKGFALAEKDQTKWHAPGLFDKITGEIKKPVSEKPQPPKYQDVFGHTLVELAEANSKIVGITPAMPSGSSMNIMMKAMPKRAFDVGIAEQHAVTFSAGLATQGLVPFCNIYSSFMQRAYDQVIHDVALQNLNVVFCLDRAGLAGADGATHHGAYDIAFMRCIPKIVVSSPMNEEELRNLMYTAQQEDMGTFVIRYPRGSGVLTDWKRPFKAIEVGKGRKISDGEDVAILTIGHVGNFAVEACRELNSEGIHPAHYDMRFAKPIDEELLHGVCARYKHIITVEDGCLQGGMGSAVLEFMADHQYTNHVIRLGIPDDFIEHGEQPELWAICKYDTAAIMAEVKKLAVGRTTKTMAS from the coding sequence ATGGAAGACAACAACGGTCCTTTATTACTGCCTGCCATCAACTACCCTGCTGATCTTAAGCAGTACAAGGAACAAGACCTGGAGCAAATCTGCAGGGAACTCCGCCAGTATATCATCGACGTAGTAAGTGTAAACGGCGGTCATTTTGGTGCCAGCCTGGGCGTGGTGGAACTGACTGTTGCCCTGCACTATTCGCTGAACACCCCCTACGATAAACTGGTTTGGGACGTTGGGCATCAGGCCTATGGCCATAAGATACTCACCGGTCGCAAATCTGTTTTCCATACGAATAGGATCCTGAACGGCATCAGCGGATTTCCGAAGATCAGCGAGAGTGAATACGACACTTTTGGTGTCGGCCACTCTTCTACCTCCATTTCTGCCGCACTGGGTATGGCCGTGGCCTCGCAGTTGAAGGGCGAGACCGACCGTCAGCATGTAGCGGTGATAGGCGACGGGGCCATGACTGCAGGCCTTGCCTTTGAGGGCTTAAACCATGCGGGCATTGAAAACTCTAACCTGCTGGTGATCCTGAACGACAACTGTATGTCGATAGATCCCAATGTGGGCGCACTGAAGGAATACCTGACCAATATTACGACATCCAAGTCGTACAACCGTTTCAGGGACGATATCTCGAACGTCCTGATCAAATTATCAGAGCTCGGTCCGAATGCCCATAAGTTTGTTAAAAAGATTGAAAAGAGCATCAAAGGCACTTTGCTAAAGCAGAGCAACCTGTTTGAAGCCTTGAATTTCAGATATTTCGGCCCGGTAGATGGCCACGATGTGGTGCGACTTACGCAGATCATCAAAGACCTTAAAGATATACCCGGACCTAAACTGCTGCATTGTGTAACCGTAAAGGGTAAGGGCTTTGCCCTGGCAGAGAAAGACCAGACCAAGTGGCATGCACCTGGTTTGTTTGATAAAATCACCGGGGAAATCAAGAAGCCGGTGTCGGAGAAACCGCAGCCGCCTAAATACCAGGACGTGTTTGGACATACGCTTGTGGAACTGGCAGAAGCGAACAGCAAAATTGTGGGTATTACCCCGGCTATGCCTTCAGGCTCTTCCATGAACATCATGATGAAGGCGATGCCCAAGCGGGCTTTCGACGTGGGTATTGCCGAGCAGCATGCGGTAACCTTTTCGGCCGGGCTGGCTACACAGGGCCTCGTACCCTTCTGTAATATTTACTCAAGCTTTATGCAACGCGCCTACGATCAGGTGATCCATGATGTGGCCCTACAAAACCTCAACGTGGTGTTTTGCCTTGACCGTGCCGGGCTTGCCGGTGCCGATGGCGCTACGCACCATGGTGCATATGACATTGCTTTTATGCGCTGCATTCCTAAGATCGTGGTATCTTCGCCGATGAATGAGGAGGAACTGCGTAACCTGATGTATACTGCCCAGCAGGAAGATATGGGTACGTTTGTGATCCGATACCCGAGGGGCAGTGGTGTGCTTACCGACTGGAAGCGGCCTTTCAAAGCCATTGAAGTTGGAAAAGGCCGGAAGATCAGCGATGGCGAAGATGTAGCCATACTCACCATTGGCCATGTGGGTAATTTTGCTGTGGAAGCCTGCCGCGAACTGAACAGTGAGGGCATACACCCGGCACACTACGACATGCGTTTTGCCAAGCCTATAGATGAGGAACTGCTGCACGGTGTGTGCGCCCGTTACAAGCACATTATTACAGTAGAAGATGGCTGCCTGCAGGGTGGAATGGGAAGTGCGGTACTGGAGTTTATGGCCGACCATCAATACACCAACCATGTTATACGCCTGGGCATACCTGATGACTTCATTGAACATGGCGAGCAGCCTGAACTGTGGGCCATATGCAAGTACGACACAGCGGCAATTATGGCCGAAGTGAAGAAACTTGCTGTGGGTCGGACCACAAAGACCATGGCTTCCTAG
- the treY gene encoding malto-oligosyltrehalose synthase: MALRQHWNKLRMLLRSTSNHNLLSLILPSMYNPVSTYRIQFNQEFSLSHFEEIIPYLDRLGVKTIYASPIFKAVPGSMHGYDGINPEEINPEIGTLEELVRISGKLKAREMGWIQDIVPNHMGFHQDNTWLMDVLRNGESSTYRHYFDIISGDLSKEPLMVPFLGGTLEEVIERNELSVEERGDEWFFKYFDSYWPLRPDTDTSAPLEDIAAEQHYRLCSYKESNEQMNYRRFFTVNSLICLNIQREEVFEAYHRFTKELVDQGIFQGVRIDHVDGLYDPEQYLLRLRALLGPDTYIVVEKILEPGELLPVSWPIQGTTGYDYLGTLNQLFTNRKAEKKFNRFYRGLERHDSSIQSQIHTKKREFLQAYMQGELNNLTRLVSAHLEQGEQDPALPAYREILSEILVRCPVYRYYSNQYPLTEEETEVFGDLFKELDHGDNHEQIKTLKEILFRKDIALYQRLMQFTGPLMAKGVEDTLMYTYNRFIGNNEVGDSPEQFGITTEEFHDTIAQRYSDWPLAMNATATHDTKRGEDARARLNVLTDLGSEWLDEVRNWRELNAELKQNGAPDANDEYFIYQTLVATCPVSGPEAEDYQRRLLEYIEKALRESKRNSEWDEPDRVYEEGTRDFILALLDTKGVFWPVFAAFLHKVAEFGQADSLAALIIKMCSPGIPDTYQGTEFWDLSMVDPDNRRAVDYTLRSAYLQEFETGDVALTSLWSEAHTGKVKLLLLHKLLQLRLKYPALFSEGDYLPVEVKGKYASSVVSFARRYDQEWVICIVPVSLVSITATGAVELFEVDWADTRLVLPKAFPGEYQQLLQSAKGKASRELPLSEIFADMPFSLIYAKTPPSERGAGILMHISSLPSAFGIGDFGPAAADFLQFLARAGQKYWQVLPMNPLTEDQAYSPYSATSVMAGNTLLISPELLHQEGLLDDEDIRKNWSRAKKKISYQPVEQLKKKLLAKAYRKYKEKLDGAEDQAFEEFCQQESPWLSDYALYEGIKSAHQGRAWFDWPAPLRNRDEKALAAFEGEHQDMLREIRWQQYVFFKQWHELRQTARVLGIQLIGDLPFYTAYDSADVWANRAYFSVSPQGKLKGVAGVPPDYFNADGQLWGMPVYNWKAMAKDKYRWWVDRIAKNLELYDIIRLDHFRAFAAYWEVPAQASTAKEGSWVQGPGQALFDAFVKRFGQLPFIAEDLGEITEDVYQLRDQYALPGMKVLQFGFGEDMPESIHTPHNYPDSNCIVYTGTHDNNTMQGWYEQEADGATGKRLEQYAGHKVTGYNVVETMMRLAYASVAKIAIVPVQDVLAKRAKARMNTPATIKGNWAWRLKHKELDAKLENRLFRLARLYRR; the protein is encoded by the coding sequence TTGGCCCTGCGGCAGCACTGGAACAAACTGAGGATGCTGCTGCGGTCGACCTCCAACCACAATCTTTTATCGCTTATTCTACCATCCATGTATAATCCCGTCTCCACCTACCGCATACAGTTCAATCAGGAGTTCAGCCTCAGTCATTTCGAGGAGATCATTCCTTATCTCGACCGGCTGGGTGTAAAAACCATATACGCCTCGCCCATCTTTAAGGCCGTACCGGGCAGCATGCATGGTTATGATGGCATCAATCCGGAAGAGATCAATCCGGAGATCGGCACGCTTGAAGAGCTGGTCCGCATCTCGGGTAAACTGAAAGCCCGGGAAATGGGTTGGATCCAGGACATCGTGCCCAATCACATGGGCTTTCATCAGGATAATACCTGGCTTATGGATGTACTCAGAAACGGCGAGTCATCAACTTACCGGCATTATTTTGATATTATCTCGGGCGACTTGTCGAAAGAGCCGCTTATGGTGCCTTTCCTGGGCGGTACCCTGGAGGAGGTCATCGAAAGAAATGAACTCTCCGTAGAAGAACGCGGGGATGAGTGGTTCTTTAAGTATTTCGACAGCTACTGGCCGTTGCGCCCGGATACGGATACCTCCGCGCCATTGGAAGATATTGCTGCGGAGCAGCACTACCGGCTCTGCAGCTATAAGGAAAGCAACGAGCAGATGAACTACCGGCGCTTTTTTACGGTCAACAGCCTCATATGCCTTAATATACAGCGTGAAGAAGTGTTCGAAGCCTATCACAGGTTTACAAAGGAGCTGGTCGACCAGGGCATTTTCCAGGGTGTGCGTATCGACCATGTTGATGGTCTCTACGACCCTGAACAGTACCTGCTGCGTTTAAGAGCGCTGCTCGGACCTGATACCTATATTGTGGTCGAGAAGATCCTTGAGCCCGGTGAACTCCTGCCTGTCTCCTGGCCTATCCAGGGCACTACGGGCTACGACTACCTGGGTACATTAAATCAGCTCTTTACCAACCGCAAGGCAGAGAAGAAATTCAATCGTTTTTATCGGGGACTGGAGCGGCACGACAGTTCCATACAATCGCAGATCCATACCAAGAAACGCGAGTTTCTGCAGGCCTATATGCAGGGCGAGCTGAATAACCTTACGCGGTTGGTTTCGGCTCATCTGGAGCAGGGGGAGCAAGATCCGGCATTGCCCGCGTACAGGGAAATCCTATCAGAAATCCTCGTCAGGTGCCCGGTGTACAGGTATTACAGCAATCAGTATCCCCTTACGGAGGAGGAGACTGAGGTGTTTGGCGACCTGTTCAAAGAACTCGATCATGGAGATAATCACGAGCAAATCAAAACGCTTAAAGAGATCCTGTTCCGTAAAGACATTGCGCTGTATCAGCGCCTCATGCAGTTTACCGGTCCGCTAATGGCCAAGGGCGTGGAAGACACGCTGATGTATACCTACAACCGCTTTATCGGCAACAATGAGGTGGGCGATTCGCCTGAACAGTTCGGCATCACCACGGAAGAGTTTCATGACACCATTGCCCAGCGTTACTCCGACTGGCCCCTGGCCATGAATGCCACGGCCACGCACGATACCAAGCGGGGCGAGGATGCCCGGGCGCGGCTCAATGTGCTCACCGATCTGGGTTCGGAATGGCTCGATGAGGTACGCAACTGGCGCGAGCTGAATGCGGAGCTGAAGCAGAACGGCGCACCGGATGCCAACGACGAGTATTTCATTTACCAGACCCTGGTGGCCACCTGCCCCGTATCCGGGCCTGAGGCGGAAGACTATCAGCGGCGTCTGCTCGAATATATAGAAAAGGCACTTAGGGAATCCAAACGGAATTCGGAATGGGATGAGCCCGATAGGGTGTATGAAGAAGGTACGCGCGACTTTATCCTGGCCCTGCTCGATACCAAAGGTGTGTTCTGGCCGGTCTTTGCCGCATTTCTCCATAAAGTAGCTGAGTTCGGACAGGCCGATTCGCTGGCGGCGCTGATCATTAAGATGTGCAGTCCCGGGATCCCCGACACCTATCAGGGTACAGAATTCTGGGACCTCAGTATGGTAGACCCGGACAACCGCAGGGCGGTCGACTATACCCTGCGCTCCGCTTACCTGCAGGAATTTGAGACGGGCGATGTGGCCTTGACCTCGCTTTGGAGCGAGGCGCATACCGGTAAGGTTAAGCTCCTGTTGCTGCATAAACTCCTGCAGCTCCGGCTCAAATACCCGGCGCTGTTTAGCGAGGGCGACTACCTGCCGGTGGAAGTGAAGGGTAAGTATGCCTCTTCGGTGGTGTCCTTTGCAAGGCGGTACGACCAGGAGTGGGTCATCTGCATCGTTCCGGTTAGCCTCGTGTCTATCACAGCCACAGGGGCTGTGGAGTTGTTTGAGGTCGACTGGGCCGACACGCGCCTGGTATTACCAAAAGCTTTTCCCGGCGAGTATCAGCAGTTGCTGCAGTCGGCCAAGGGCAAGGCCTCACGTGAGCTGCCGCTGAGTGAGATCTTTGCCGATATGCCTTTTTCCCTGATTTATGCCAAAACCCCACCCTCTGAGCGTGGCGCGGGAATCCTGATGCACATCTCTTCGCTGCCTTCAGCGTTTGGAATAGGCGATTTTGGCCCGGCTGCTGCCGACTTCCTGCAGTTTCTGGCCAGAGCGGGACAAAAATACTGGCAGGTGCTGCCCATGAACCCGCTTACCGAAGACCAGGCCTATTCGCCTTATAGCGCCACCTCTGTGATGGCCGGGAATACGCTGCTCATTAGTCCCGAACTGCTGCACCAGGAAGGGCTGCTCGACGACGAGGATATCCGTAAGAACTGGTCGCGCGCTAAAAAGAAGATCAGTTACCAGCCGGTAGAACAGCTTAAAAAGAAACTGCTTGCTAAGGCCTATCGTAAATACAAAGAGAAACTGGACGGTGCAGAAGACCAGGCCTTCGAGGAATTTTGTCAGCAGGAATCACCCTGGCTGTCCGACTACGCCCTGTACGAGGGCATTAAGTCGGCCCACCAGGGCAGGGCATGGTTCGACTGGCCTGCGCCTTTGCGCAACCGCGACGAAAAAGCGCTCGCCGCTTTCGAAGGTGAACACCAGGACATGCTCCGCGAGATCAGGTGGCAACAGTATGTGTTCTTTAAGCAGTGGCACGAGCTGCGTCAGACTGCCCGGGTACTTGGCATACAGCTTATTGGCGACCTGCCTTTTTATACCGCTTATGATTCGGCCGATGTATGGGCGAACAGGGCATACTTTTCGGTGAGTCCGCAAGGCAAGCTAAAGGGTGTGGCCGGGGTGCCGCCCGACTACTTCAACGCCGACGGACAGCTCTGGGGTATGCCGGTATACAACTGGAAGGCGATGGCTAAGGACAAATACCGCTGGTGGGTCGACCGTATCGCCAAGAACCTGGAATTATACGACATCATCCGGCTCGATCACTTCCGGGCATTTGCGGCCTACTGGGAAGTGCCGGCACAAGCTTCGACGGCCAAAGAGGGTAGCTGGGTGCAGGGACCGGGGCAAGCACTGTTCGACGCCTTCGTAAAGCGCTTCGGGCAATTGCCTTTTATCGCGGAAGACCTGGGTGAGATCACGGAAGACGTTTACCAGCTGCGCGATCAGTATGCGCTTCCTGGTATGAAGGTATTGCAGTTCGGTTTTGGCGAAGACATGCCGGAGTCGATACATACCCCGCACAACTATCCCGACAGCAACTGTATCGTATATACTGGAACGCACGACAACAACACCATGCAGGGCTGGTACGAGCAGGAGGCCGATGGAGCTACCGGCAAGCGGCTGGAGCAGTATGCAGGGCATAAGGTAACGGGCTATAATGTGGTGGAAACGATGATGCGGCTGGCTTATGCCTCAGTAGCTAAAATAGCTATTGTGCCCGTGCAGGACGTTCTGGCCAAACGGGCAAAAGCGAGGATGAACACTCCTGCCACCATTAAGGGCAATTGGGCCTGGCGCTTAAAGCATAAGGAACTTGATGCGAAACTCGAAAACCGTTTGTTCCGCCTGGCGAGACTGTACAGGCGGTAA